In the Burkholderia cenocepacia genome, one interval contains:
- a CDS encoding DUF4148 domain-containing protein codes for MKAARILAVAVLAVAPALSFADTGHGLTRAEVRADLVRLEKAGYNPAGSEAHYPDDIAAAEHAVAAAEQVARSDQNGPSKSQDDNVADASTPAGHRDAAPSRAARNAADDLYAHS; via the coding sequence ATGAAAGCCGCTCGAATCCTCGCCGTTGCCGTTCTCGCCGTCGCCCCCGCACTGTCGTTCGCCGATACCGGCCACGGCCTCACGCGTGCCGAAGTGCGCGCCGACCTCGTCCGTCTCGAGAAGGCCGGCTACAACCCGGCCGGCAGCGAAGCGCATTACCCGGACGACATCGCCGCCGCAGAGCATGCCGTCGCGGCTGCCGAGCAGGTCGCGCGTTCCGACCAGAACGGCCCGTCGAAGTCGCAAGACGACAACGTGGCCGATGCGTCGACGCCGGCCGGCCATCGCGATGCCGCGCCGTCGCGTGCCGCACGCAACGCCGCCGACGACCTGTACGCGCATTCGTGA
- a CDS encoding alpha/beta fold hydrolase: MAGLMKRALVSAAMIGGLFGAVAAQAAPKEDLKGTNVVLVHGAFADGSSWNRVIPLLEARGLHVVSVQNPLSSLADDAAATKRTIDEQKGPVVLVGHSWAGVVISDAGNDDKVKSLVYVAAFAPDNGQSIADVTQGLPAPSWAGELRQDAGGFARLSDKAIAQDFAPDLPPTQQRLVAATQGPWYGGCISEKVTQAAWHAKPSTFVVATQDRMIDPKLQEAMAKRIGATVTRVNASHVAMLSQPKAVADAIIAAAERAKQDTQ, from the coding sequence ATGGCCGGTTTGATGAAACGCGCTCTGGTATCCGCCGCGATGATCGGCGGACTGTTCGGTGCGGTCGCGGCGCAGGCCGCGCCGAAGGAAGACCTGAAGGGCACCAACGTCGTGCTCGTGCATGGCGCGTTCGCCGACGGGTCGAGCTGGAACCGCGTGATTCCGCTGCTCGAGGCGCGCGGCCTGCACGTGGTGTCGGTGCAGAATCCGCTGAGCTCGCTCGCCGACGATGCGGCCGCGACGAAGCGCACGATCGATGAACAGAAGGGACCGGTCGTGCTGGTCGGCCATTCGTGGGCCGGCGTCGTGATCAGCGATGCGGGCAACGACGACAAGGTGAAGTCGCTCGTATACGTCGCGGCGTTCGCGCCCGACAACGGCCAGTCGATCGCGGACGTCACGCAGGGGCTGCCGGCGCCGTCATGGGCCGGCGAGCTGCGCCAGGACGCGGGCGGTTTCGCGCGGCTGTCGGACAAGGCGATCGCGCAGGATTTCGCGCCGGATCTGCCGCCCACGCAGCAGCGCCTCGTTGCCGCGACCCAGGGGCCGTGGTATGGCGGGTGCATCTCGGAGAAGGTCACGCAGGCGGCGTGGCATGCGAAGCCGTCGACGTTCGTGGTCGCGACGCAGGACCGGATGATCGACCCGAAGCTGCAGGAGGCAATGGCGAAGCGGATCGGCGCGACGGTCACGCGCGTGAATGCCAGCCACGTCGCGATGCTGAGCCAGCCGAAGGCCGTGGCCGACGCGATCATTGCCGCCGCCGAGCGCGCGAAGCAGGATACGCAGTGA
- a CDS encoding tripartite tricarboxylate transporter permease, whose protein sequence is MDALLQALPAAFAMGLLGAIVFSGIGLISGTDETTTIAPLTLLVALLGVPPAGVFTFFLAGAVAKHITHAIPTALLGIPGDTMAAPLLQQATLLRALGVPHIALRKMISGAIVAAFVALPLAVLFASLLAPFGAAIAKAAPWVFLAAAVGIAYCSAGRWASVLLLVPFVMLVVGLQALTGHYGVKLSVSYFLGIAIGPLVADLFSILSPAERRRMRRDGPSTFVLAPDVKSWRGYFPNPLKVLDREQVAWTVGTAAVSSATFVFSPVAMTVLMGEIVGARVRHAYQRLTTVIAARNGVTEATYIAEALIPLIAFGLPLSPVAAGPAAPLFNAPPRFTVDVASGQIHNLHTLMSWPEFLGYGLLSIVLAALIAYPLAMHHAHRAASFVARKLSHEAIIATFAGLIVVIGVWEGQLLGLAVIVTIGLFGGMLSRLFAFNTGVQFMGYYVAVLSVPAIARLF, encoded by the coding sequence ATGGATGCACTGCTGCAGGCGTTGCCGGCCGCGTTCGCGATGGGGCTGCTCGGCGCGATCGTGTTCTCCGGCATCGGGCTGATCTCCGGCACCGACGAAACGACGACGATCGCGCCGCTCACGTTGCTCGTCGCGCTGCTCGGCGTGCCGCCGGCCGGCGTGTTCACGTTTTTCCTCGCGGGCGCGGTGGCCAAGCACATCACGCATGCGATCCCGACCGCGCTGCTCGGCATTCCCGGCGACACGATGGCGGCGCCGCTGCTGCAACAGGCGACGCTGCTGCGCGCGCTCGGCGTGCCACACATCGCGCTGCGCAAGATGATCTCCGGTGCGATCGTCGCCGCGTTCGTCGCGCTGCCCCTCGCGGTGCTGTTCGCGTCGTTGCTCGCGCCGTTCGGCGCGGCGATCGCGAAGGCCGCGCCGTGGGTGTTCCTCGCGGCGGCCGTCGGCATCGCATACTGCTCGGCGGGGCGTTGGGCGTCGGTGCTGCTGCTGGTGCCGTTCGTGATGCTGGTGGTCGGGCTGCAGGCGCTCACGGGTCATTACGGCGTGAAGCTGAGCGTCAGCTACTTCCTCGGGATCGCGATCGGCCCGCTGGTGGCCGACCTGTTCTCGATCCTGTCGCCGGCCGAGCGGCGGCGCATGCGCCGCGACGGGCCGTCGACGTTCGTGCTCGCGCCCGACGTGAAAAGCTGGCGCGGCTATTTCCCCAATCCGCTGAAGGTACTCGACCGCGAGCAGGTCGCGTGGACGGTCGGCACGGCGGCCGTGTCGAGCGCGACGTTCGTGTTCAGCCCGGTCGCGATGACGGTGCTGATGGGCGAGATCGTCGGCGCGCGCGTGCGTCATGCGTATCAGCGCCTGACGACCGTGATCGCCGCACGTAACGGCGTGACCGAGGCCACCTATATCGCCGAGGCACTGATTCCGCTGATCGCGTTCGGGCTGCCGCTGAGCCCGGTGGCGGCCGGCCCGGCCGCGCCGCTGTTCAATGCGCCGCCTCGCTTCACGGTCGACGTGGCGAGCGGGCAGATCCACAACCTCCATACGCTGATGAGCTGGCCCGAGTTCCTCGGCTACGGGCTGCTGTCGATCGTGCTGGCCGCGCTGATCGCGTATCCGCTCGCGATGCACCACGCGCACCGCGCGGCATCGTTCGTCGCGCGCAAGCTGAGCCACGAAGCGATCATCGCGACCTTCGCGGGGCTGATCGTCGTGATCGGCGTGTGGGAAGGGCAACTGCTCGGGCTCGCCGTGATCGTGACGATCGGCCTGTTCGGCGGGATGCTGTCGCGCCTGTTCGCGTTCAACACCGGCGTGCAGTTCATGGGCTATTACGTCGCGGTGCTCAGCGTGCCCGCGATCGCCAGGCTGTTCTGA
- the epsC gene encoding serine O-acetyltransferase EpsC — protein MAAFDIDDIVQSLQTVRRAWREKQRRSLEPGGRDLPAREALAQIVGALKGVLFPMRLGPPDLRQESENFHVAHALDAALNALLTQVTLELRYAARHRNADGPADNLDEVASKAVQAFAARLPEIRRLLDSDVLAAFHGDPAAGSVDEVLLCYPGILAMIHHRLAHELYGLGLPLLARIIAEQAHAETGIDIHPGARIGAGFFIDHGTGVVIGETAIIGERVRVYQAVTLGAKRFPRDAAGHLEKGLARHPIVEDDVVIYAGATILGRVTIGRGAVIGGNVWLTQDVPAGENVTQAVLRSEANAAPRTAARVA, from the coding sequence ATGGCCGCATTCGATATCGACGACATCGTTCAATCGCTGCAGACGGTGCGTCGCGCATGGCGCGAAAAGCAGCGGCGTTCGCTCGAACCCGGCGGGCGCGATTTGCCGGCGCGCGAAGCGCTCGCGCAGATCGTCGGCGCACTGAAAGGCGTGCTGTTCCCGATGCGGCTCGGGCCGCCCGACCTGCGGCAGGAGAGCGAGAACTTCCACGTGGCCCACGCGCTCGACGCGGCGCTGAATGCGTTGCTCACGCAGGTGACGCTCGAATTGCGCTACGCGGCGCGTCACCGCAATGCCGACGGGCCGGCAGACAACCTCGACGAAGTCGCGTCGAAGGCCGTGCAGGCATTCGCCGCGCGCTTGCCGGAGATTCGCCGGCTGCTCGACAGCGACGTGCTGGCAGCGTTCCACGGCGATCCGGCGGCCGGCAGCGTCGACGAGGTGCTGCTGTGCTATCCGGGCATCCTCGCGATGATCCATCACCGGCTCGCGCACGAACTGTACGGGCTCGGCCTGCCGCTGCTCGCGCGGATCATCGCCGAGCAGGCACATGCGGAAACGGGCATCGACATTCATCCGGGCGCGCGCATCGGCGCGGGCTTCTTCATCGACCACGGCACGGGCGTCGTGATTGGCGAGACGGCGATCATCGGCGAGCGCGTGCGCGTGTACCAGGCCGTCACGCTCGGCGCGAAGCGCTTTCCGCGCGATGCGGCCGGCCATCTGGAGAAAGGGCTCGCACGCCATCCGATCGTCGAGGACGACGTGGTGATCTATGCGGGCGCAACGATCCTCGGCCGCGTGACGATCGGGCGCGGCGCGGTGATCGGCGGCAACGTGTGGCTCACGCAGGACGTGCCGGCCGGCGAAAACGTCACGCAGGCCGTGCTGCGCAGCGAAGCGAACGCCGCGCCGCGCACGGCGGCGCGCGTCGCCTAG
- a CDS encoding cytochrome P460 family protein yields the protein MRARVGLGPHGVRRALVAGVLLAGAWSASGPAAFAEQPKPAAAASPIYGVTIPPGYRKWEMVAPAEEAAPLDELRVVLGNPVAIRALEQATLPFPDGTILVKLAYKRKQSDEFAPATVPGQATTVQVMVKDSRRYAATGGWGFGRFVNGVPADIGQHQTCFACHQARVKNHDYVFTRLAP from the coding sequence ATGCGGGCCCGTGTAGGGCTGGGGCCGCACGGTGTGCGTCGTGCGCTCGTCGCGGGTGTGCTGCTGGCCGGCGCGTGGTCGGCGAGCGGGCCGGCCGCGTTCGCGGAACAGCCGAAACCGGCCGCGGCCGCGTCGCCGATCTACGGCGTGACGATTCCGCCCGGCTACCGGAAGTGGGAGATGGTCGCGCCGGCCGAAGAGGCCGCCCCGCTCGACGAGCTGCGCGTGGTGCTCGGCAACCCGGTCGCGATCCGCGCGCTCGAACAGGCGACGCTGCCGTTTCCGGACGGCACGATCCTCGTGAAGCTCGCATACAAGCGCAAGCAGTCCGACGAGTTCGCGCCCGCGACGGTGCCCGGCCAGGCGACGACCGTGCAGGTGATGGTGAAGGATTCACGCCGTTACGCAGCGACGGGCGGCTGGGGATTCGGGCGCTTCGTCAACGGCGTGCCGGCCGACATCGGCCAGCATCAGACGTGCTTTGCGTGCCATCAGGCGCGGGTAAAGAACCACGACTACGTGTTCACGCGGCTCGCGCCATGA
- a CDS encoding amidase family protein: MTELWQLSATELAKRVRQRDVSAREVADAVLDRLDAVNPAINAVVEHRPDDVRRQADEVDRAIARGEDPGPLAGVPVTVKINVDQAGFATTNGTRLQRDLIARADSPVVANIRKAGGVLLGRTNSPTFALRWFTSNRVHGHTRNPRNPSLTPGGSSGGAAAAVAAGIGPLAVGTDIGGSVRYPAYACGVHGIRPSLGRVPAFNASSPERAIGAQLMSAAGPIARTIDDLSLALRAFSAPDPRDPWHVAVPFDGPEVAKRAALCVRPRGLAVVPEVEAALRDAARRLVDAGWIVDEIDDTPPMREAALLQEQLWLGDGFDALANAAEQDGDPGAAAVIAAVRGKVRDLPADVISRALVRRTTLTRQWRLFLDEYPVLLLPVSSELPFPDDLDRQGPEGFDRVWEAQLTLRALPAMGLPGLAVTTALVNGVPVGVQVVATHHREDLCLLAGRDIEARGVPVVPVDPVV, translated from the coding sequence ATGACCGAACTCTGGCAACTGTCGGCAACCGAGCTCGCGAAACGCGTGCGGCAGCGCGACGTATCGGCGCGCGAAGTGGCGGACGCGGTGCTCGATCGTCTCGATGCCGTGAATCCGGCGATCAACGCGGTGGTCGAACATCGTCCCGACGACGTGCGGCGGCAGGCCGACGAAGTCGATCGTGCGATCGCGCGCGGCGAGGATCCGGGGCCGCTCGCGGGCGTCCCCGTCACCGTGAAGATCAACGTCGATCAGGCTGGCTTTGCGACGACCAACGGCACCCGCCTGCAGCGCGACCTGATCGCGCGTGCCGACAGCCCGGTGGTCGCGAACATCCGGAAGGCTGGCGGGGTGTTGCTCGGCCGAACCAATTCCCCGACGTTCGCACTGCGCTGGTTCACGTCGAATCGCGTGCATGGTCACACGCGCAATCCGCGCAATCCGTCGCTGACGCCGGGCGGATCGAGCGGCGGCGCGGCGGCGGCGGTGGCTGCCGGAATCGGCCCGCTCGCGGTCGGCACCGACATCGGCGGCTCGGTGCGCTACCCGGCCTATGCGTGCGGCGTGCACGGGATACGGCCGTCGCTCGGCCGCGTGCCGGCGTTCAATGCGTCGTCGCCGGAGCGGGCGATCGGCGCGCAACTGATGTCGGCGGCCGGGCCGATCGCGCGCACGATCGACGATCTCTCGCTCGCGCTGCGGGCGTTCTCCGCGCCGGACCCGCGCGATCCGTGGCACGTCGCGGTGCCGTTCGACGGGCCCGAGGTGGCGAAGCGCGCGGCGCTGTGCGTGCGGCCGCGCGGCCTGGCGGTCGTGCCCGAAGTCGAGGCCGCGTTGCGCGATGCCGCGCGCCGGCTCGTCGATGCCGGCTGGATCGTCGACGAGATCGACGATACGCCGCCGATGCGCGAGGCTGCGCTGCTGCAGGAGCAGCTTTGGCTCGGCGACGGGTTCGACGCGCTGGCGAATGCCGCGGAGCAAGACGGCGATCCGGGTGCGGCCGCGGTGATCGCCGCCGTGCGTGGCAAGGTGCGCGATCTGCCGGCGGATGTGATCAGCCGGGCGCTGGTCCGGCGCACGACGTTGACGCGGCAATGGCGGCTGTTTCTAGATGAATATCCGGTGCTGTTGCTGCCCGTTTCATCGGAACTTCCGTTTCCCGACGATCTCGATCGGCAAGGGCCGGAAGGGTTCGATCGCGTGTGGGAAGCGCAGCTCACGTTGCGCGCGCTGCCTGCGATGGGGCTGCCGGGGCTGGCCGTCACGACTGCGCTCGTGAACGGCGTGCCGGTGGGCGTGCAAGTGGTCGCCACGCATCATCGCGAGGATCTGTGTCTGCTTGCCGGACGCGATATCGAGGCGCGTGGGGTGCCGGTTGTGCCCGTCGACCCGGTGGTATGA
- a CDS encoding rhodanese-like domain-containing protein: MTVELQERTAAQQALEDARAAALAAGKPYAGGVAPETAWALFSAGDAVLVDVRTTEERKFVGYVPESLHVPWATGTSLTRNPRFVRELEAKTGKDAVVLLLCRSGNRSAQAAEAAAKGGFTQVFNVLEGFEGDLDERQHRGGQNGWRFRGLPWAQD, from the coding sequence ATGACGGTTGAACTGCAAGAACGAACCGCTGCGCAACAGGCGCTCGAAGACGCGCGCGCGGCGGCCCTGGCGGCCGGCAAGCCCTACGCGGGCGGCGTTGCGCCGGAAACCGCGTGGGCGTTGTTTTCGGCGGGCGACGCCGTGCTGGTGGACGTGCGCACGACCGAGGAACGGAAATTCGTCGGCTACGTGCCGGAGTCGCTGCACGTGCCGTGGGCGACCGGTACGAGCCTGACGCGCAACCCGCGCTTCGTGCGCGAACTGGAAGCGAAGACCGGCAAGGACGCGGTCGTGCTGCTGTTGTGTCGCAGCGGCAACCGTTCGGCGCAGGCGGCCGAGGCCGCGGCGAAGGGCGGCTTCACGCAGGTTTTCAATGTGCTCGAAGGCTTCGAGGGCGACCTCGACGAGCGGCAGCATCGCGGCGGCCAGAACGGCTGGCGTTTCCGCGGCCTGCCTTGGGCGCAGGATTGA
- a CDS encoding helix-turn-helix domain-containing protein: MSDLIHHFGATVRKLREARTWSQEQLAEHAGLNRSYVGEIERGEAIASIVTADKIARAFDVSISTLLPGAYVT, encoded by the coding sequence ATGAGCGACCTCATCCATCACTTCGGCGCCACCGTGCGCAAGCTGCGCGAAGCGCGCACGTGGTCGCAGGAGCAACTGGCCGAGCATGCGGGGCTGAACCGCTCGTACGTCGGCGAGATCGAGCGCGGCGAGGCGATCGCGTCGATCGTCACGGCCGACAAGATCGCGCGCGCGTTCGACGTGTCGATCTCGACGCTGCTGCCGGGCGCGTACGTCACCTGA
- a CDS encoding family 2A encapsulin nanocompartment shell protein gives MSTVASGTAALSDHAARQLANATKTVPQLSTITPRWLTHLLQWVPVEAGIYRLNQVKNPEAVRAACTQLEDESVLPQTFVPYEEQPREYFLNAVSTVLDVHTRISDLYSSPHDQIKEQLRLTIETIKELQESQLINNPDYGLLANVTDEQRIFPLTGAPTPDDLDELLTKVWKEPAFFLTHPLAIAAFGRECTRRGVPPPTVSLFGSQFLTWRGIPLIPSDKVPVADGKTKILLLRVGDKRQGVVGLYQPGVAGEQGPGLSVRFMGINNQAIASYLISLYCSLAVHSPDALAVLDDVEIAKFHDYPDTYR, from the coding sequence ATGTCGACCGTTGCAAGCGGCACGGCTGCGCTGAGCGATCACGCCGCCCGCCAACTAGCGAACGCTACCAAGACCGTCCCCCAGCTTTCCACGATCACGCCGCGATGGCTGACCCATCTGCTGCAATGGGTGCCGGTCGAGGCCGGCATCTATCGCCTGAACCAGGTGAAGAACCCGGAAGCCGTGCGTGCCGCGTGCACGCAGCTCGAGGACGAAAGCGTGCTGCCGCAGACGTTCGTGCCGTACGAGGAACAGCCGCGCGAGTACTTCCTGAACGCGGTGAGCACGGTGCTCGACGTGCATACGCGGATCTCCGATCTTTACAGCAGTCCTCATGACCAGATCAAGGAACAGCTGCGCCTGACGATCGAGACGATCAAGGAGCTGCAGGAAAGCCAGCTGATCAACAACCCCGACTACGGGCTGCTCGCGAACGTGACCGACGAACAGCGGATCTTCCCGCTGACGGGCGCGCCGACGCCGGACGATCTCGACGAGCTGCTGACGAAGGTGTGGAAGGAGCCGGCATTCTTCCTCACGCACCCGCTCGCGATCGCCGCGTTCGGCCGCGAATGCACGCGGCGTGGCGTGCCGCCGCCGACGGTCAGCCTGTTCGGCTCGCAATTCCTGACGTGGCGCGGCATTCCGCTGATTCCGTCGGACAAGGTGCCGGTCGCGGACGGCAAGACCAAGATCCTGCTGCTGCGCGTCGGCGACAAGCGTCAGGGCGTCGTCGGCCTGTATCAGCCGGGCGTCGCGGGCGAGCAGGGGCCGGGCCTGTCGGTGCGCTTCATGGGGATCAACAACCAGGCGATCGCGTCGTACCTGATCTCGTTGTATTGCTCGCTCGCGGTCCATTCGCCGGATGCGCTGGCTGTCCTCGATGACGTCGAAATCGCCAAGTTCCATGACTATCCCGACACCTACCGTTAA
- a CDS encoding family 2A encapsulin nanocompartment cargo protein cysteine desulfurase, translated as MTIPTPTVNPGLAGGDAHALPHAPLPAGLPDPATLARLASEFFATPPGQATAPGLSAGSGAVGGVPSALPATAPILASVSNPVPGGSPLAGPGGAGTGIPGLALPQGKVPGANLAPSAPTHVLSLGNRAPALAPHAAAQNGLPDNVVSIAPALEPRVGGAALGVPQVNAPAPEGAAKASPYYFTDGSLQGWQGTPQDIVVPSNGLASPEAFGLPGDDALRALLAVQRDVPVSHASGASGADVPRYFIDDAHAAEPQGQLYRGAHPPFDVNAIRRDFPILHERVNGKQLVWFDNAATTHKPQAVIDRLAYFYAHENSNIHRAAHALAGRATDAYEHARETVQRFIGASSPDEIVFVRGTTEAINLIAKTWGVQNVGEGDEIVVSHLEHHANIVPWQQLAALKGAKLRVIPVDDSGQVLLDEYRKLLNDRTKIVSVTQVSNALGTVVPVKEIVELAHRAGAKALVDGAQSISHMRVDVQALDADFFVFSGHKIYGPTGIGVVYGKRAILDDMPPWQGGGNMIADVTFERTVFQPPPNRFEAGTGNIADAVGLGAALDYVNRVGIENIARYEHDLLAYATSVLAPVPGVRLVGTARDKASVLSFVLKGYETEEVGQALNEEGIAVRSGHHCAQPILRRFGLEATVRPSLAFYNTCDEVDALVSVVRRLAARR; from the coding sequence ATGACTATCCCGACACCTACCGTTAATCCCGGCCTGGCCGGCGGCGACGCGCACGCGTTGCCGCATGCGCCGCTGCCGGCCGGCTTGCCCGACCCGGCGACGCTCGCGCGGCTCGCGTCCGAGTTCTTCGCGACGCCGCCCGGGCAGGCCACCGCGCCCGGATTGTCGGCGGGCAGCGGCGCGGTCGGCGGCGTGCCGTCGGCCTTGCCCGCGACGGCGCCGATTCTCGCGTCGGTGAGCAACCCGGTGCCGGGCGGTTCGCCGCTCGCGGGCCCGGGCGGGGCGGGCACCGGCATACCGGGGCTCGCGCTGCCGCAAGGCAAGGTACCCGGTGCGAACCTCGCGCCGTCCGCGCCGACGCACGTGCTGTCGCTCGGCAACCGTGCACCCGCGCTCGCGCCGCATGCGGCCGCGCAGAACGGGCTGCCCGACAACGTCGTATCGATCGCGCCCGCGCTCGAGCCGCGCGTCGGCGGCGCGGCGCTCGGCGTGCCGCAGGTGAATGCGCCGGCACCGGAAGGCGCGGCGAAGGCGTCGCCGTACTACTTCACCGACGGTTCGCTGCAGGGCTGGCAGGGGACGCCGCAGGACATCGTCGTGCCGTCGAACGGCCTCGCGTCGCCGGAAGCGTTCGGGTTGCCGGGCGACGACGCGCTGCGCGCGCTGCTCGCCGTGCAGCGCGACGTGCCGGTGTCGCATGCATCGGGCGCATCGGGCGCGGATGTGCCGCGTTATTTCATCGACGATGCGCACGCAGCCGAGCCGCAAGGCCAGCTGTATCGTGGCGCTCATCCGCCGTTCGACGTGAACGCGATCCGCCGCGATTTCCCGATCCTGCACGAGCGCGTGAACGGCAAGCAGCTCGTCTGGTTCGACAACGCGGCGACGACGCACAAGCCGCAGGCCGTGATCGACCGCCTCGCGTACTTCTACGCACACGAGAACTCGAACATCCACCGCGCGGCGCACGCACTGGCCGGCCGCGCGACGGATGCGTACGAGCATGCACGGGAAACGGTGCAGCGCTTCATCGGCGCATCGTCGCCCGACGAGATCGTGTTCGTGCGCGGCACGACCGAGGCGATCAACCTGATCGCGAAGACGTGGGGCGTGCAGAACGTCGGCGAGGGCGACGAGATCGTCGTGTCGCATCTCGAGCATCACGCGAACATCGTGCCGTGGCAGCAGCTTGCCGCGCTCAAGGGCGCGAAACTGCGCGTGATTCCGGTCGACGATTCTGGGCAGGTACTGCTCGACGAATACCGGAAGCTGCTCAACGATCGCACGAAGATCGTGTCGGTCACGCAGGTGTCGAACGCGCTCGGCACGGTCGTGCCGGTGAAGGAGATCGTCGAGCTTGCGCATCGCGCGGGCGCGAAGGCGCTGGTCGACGGTGCGCAGTCGATCTCGCACATGCGTGTCGACGTGCAGGCGCTCGATGCGGATTTCTTCGTGTTCTCCGGGCACAAGATCTACGGGCCGACCGGGATCGGCGTGGTGTACGGCAAGCGCGCGATCCTCGACGACATGCCGCCGTGGCAGGGTGGCGGCAACATGATCGCGGACGTGACGTTCGAGCGCACGGTGTTCCAGCCGCCGCCGAACCGTTTCGAAGCCGGCACCGGCAACATCGCGGATGCGGTGGGGCTCGGCGCGGCGCTCGACTACGTGAACCGTGTCGGCATCGAGAACATCGCGCGCTACGAGCACGATCTGCTCGCGTATGCGACGAGCGTGCTCGCGCCGGTGCCGGGCGTGCGGCTCGTCGGTACCGCGCGCGACAAGGCGAGCGTGCTGTCGTTCGTGCTGAAGGGCTATGAAACCGAGGAAGTCGGGCAGGCGCTGAACGAAGAGGGCATTGCGGTGCGCTCGGGGCATCACTGTGCGCAGCCGATCTTGCGGCGCTTCGGGCTCGAAGCCACGGTGCGGCCGTCGCTCGCGTTCTACAACACGTGCGACGAAGTCGATGCGCTGGTGAGTGTCGTCAGGAGGCTGGCGGCGCGGCGTTGA
- a CDS encoding alpha/beta fold hydrolase — protein sequence MPDTVNTRRRLILGSTLASLSLADLGFSALAQAQSAPDASAAKRPAGVASLGTIHQIDAGVLNVGYADLGPKNGPVVFLLHGWPYDIYSYADVAPLLVAAGYRVIVPYLRGYGSTTFRSADTVRNGQQAVTAVDIVALMDALKIDRAVFGGYDWGARTADVIAALWPQRVKALVSVSGYLIGSQAANAKPLPPQAEFQWWYQFYFTTERGELGYAQNREAFNKLIWQLASPKWQFSDETYARSAASFRNPDHVAVVIHNYRWRLGLAKGEAQYDDIERRLAAGPAIAVPTITMEGDANGAPHPEPAAYAKKFTGKYQHRTITGGIGHNLPQEAPQAFADAVLQVEHL from the coding sequence ATGCCTGATACCGTGAACACCCGCCGCCGCCTGATCCTGGGCTCGACGCTGGCGAGCCTGAGCCTGGCCGACCTCGGCTTCAGCGCACTCGCGCAGGCCCAGTCGGCGCCCGATGCATCCGCGGCGAAGCGCCCGGCCGGCGTCGCGTCGCTGGGCACGATCCACCAGATCGACGCGGGCGTGCTCAACGTCGGGTATGCGGATCTCGGCCCGAAGAACGGCCCCGTCGTGTTCCTGCTGCATGGCTGGCCGTACGACATCTACAGCTACGCGGACGTCGCGCCGCTGCTCGTCGCGGCCGGCTATCGCGTGATCGTGCCGTATCTGCGCGGCTACGGCTCGACGACGTTCCGCTCGGCCGATACGGTACGCAACGGCCAGCAGGCGGTGACGGCCGTCGACATCGTCGCGCTGATGGACGCGCTGAAGATCGACCGCGCGGTGTTCGGCGGCTACGACTGGGGCGCGCGCACGGCCGACGTCATCGCGGCGCTGTGGCCGCAGCGCGTGAAGGCGCTGGTGTCGGTGAGCGGCTACCTGATCGGCAGTCAGGCGGCGAACGCCAAGCCGTTGCCGCCGCAGGCCGAATTCCAGTGGTGGTATCAGTTCTATTTCACGACGGAGCGCGGCGAACTCGGCTACGCGCAGAACCGCGAGGCGTTCAACAAGCTGATCTGGCAACTCGCGTCGCCGAAGTGGCAGTTCTCCGACGAAACCTATGCGCGCTCGGCCGCATCGTTCCGGAATCCGGATCATGTGGCCGTCGTGATCCACAACTATCGCTGGCGTCTCGGGCTCGCGAAGGGCGAAGCGCAATACGACGACATCGAGCGGCGTCTCGCGGCGGGGCCTGCGATCGCCGTGCCGACGATCACGATGGAAGGCGACGCGAACGGCGCGCCGCATCCGGAGCCGGCCGCGTACGCGAAGAAGTTCACCGGCAAGTATCAGCACCGGACCATCACCGGCGGCATCGGCCACAACCTGCCGCAGGAAGCGCCGCAGGCTTTCGCCGATGCGGTCCTGCAAGTGGAGCATCTGTGA